One window from the genome of Dermochelys coriacea isolate rDerCor1 chromosome 19, rDerCor1.pri.v4, whole genome shotgun sequence encodes:
- the FAM229A gene encoding protein FAM229A produces the protein MSSQETPQARRFPIEAGDSPSLAAAPETQEPVATEHTAARQLRRCPGCHCLTLPNVPIDVYIAMGGTGGHGPPNSFPELGSSAEAAELVTKTP, from the exons ATGAGCTCCCAGGAGACCCCACAAGCTCGGAGATTTCCCATAGAGGCAGGAGATTCTCCCAGCTTGGCAGCTGCTCCAGAGACCCAGGAGCCAGTTGCCACTGAGCACACTGCAGCAAG gcagctgagaaGATGCCCCGGGTGCCACTGCCTGACCCTGCCTAACGTTCCCATTGACGTTTACATTGCCATGGGCGGAACGGGAGGCCACGGACCACCTAACAGTTTCCCTGAGTTGGGCTCGAGTGCTGAGGCCGCTGAGCTGGTCACCAAAACACCCTGA